A section of the Fusarium falciforme chromosome 8, complete sequence genome encodes:
- a CDS encoding Clustered mitochondria protein-like protein, with amino-acid sequence MASDPTPPAPAHVDASEEPENTMAAEAPDVDTGAEALLTLTIILPDAKASKMQIMVSSQEQVHEVRQSIIDLPSAFQYTCFHLEFNGEKINDFIPLAEIPDLGATPEFHLVQDPYTEKEARIHLVRIRELIGAAGDRSDTTQGLLPGLSLFETVASEAQGSTEESTEELPIKDYDFQAVPSLTSLVPQPTEPAPKTVKQIALSSWNPPPPHLRQRGHLLYLVVTTTEGEQYQITSHVSGFFVNKSSNAKFDPFPRPAPKGQSAHSLLSLIELISPSFTNTFTQLQEYNNQRDPLATFQITNAIPAAPWVVPSPSSSLCTHLPDPTRSQETYLLAGVENTDTLRDWNEEFQSAKELPRETVQDRVFRERLISKLFADYNDAATRGAVMVARGEIAPLNPTECKDAQIFVYNNIFFSFGADGVGTFTSEGGDEAARVATGKDVAGVKLVNQLDIEGLFTPATVVVDYVGKRIVGQSIVPGIFKQREPGENQIDYGAVDGKDIVAADERFAPGFAQLSKALKVKKHPVWDKEGKRFDLEASVETKGLMGTDGRKYVLDLYRISPLDIAWLDEDGLPEDGDAYPHRMTVLRPELVDSFGRYKMKQWVDKELARRAEEKKQAEDAREGKEEKDGEEKEENEEKEDKEGEDEASTAEKNLPDLSDFKFSLNPDAFSGQVPQTEEEKAEFAADEAEVRAAGAYLREQVIPELLRELSDSDISFPMDGQSLSRLLHKRGINVRYLGKVAELANDGRLRCLREICVQDMVARAFKHLSAVYLRHLPVPIVPACTAHLLNCLLGHKFNSKPVAEIDPSLRTLYADADLSFEKVTPESLREDIEEQILKRFRYELDEDWHNQFRPVQLLREVCLKIGIQVQAKDYAFTPEAAAATPAPAPKAPQPAANGQTNGESSKKKKKNKARDASPPETAASANIHTFSVDDVVDLVPLIKDSCPRSALAEEALEAGRISILQNQKKLGQELLLESLSLHEQIYGILHPEVARVYNSLSMLYYQLDDKEAAVELARKAIIVAERTVGVDSAETLLNYLNLSLFLHQVGDSKGALVYSKHALKMWKVIYGPGHPDSITTINNAAVMLQHLKAYHESRLWFEESLRVCESVFGKQSVNSATLLFQLAQALALDRDSKGAVNRMRESYNVFLAELGPEDKNTKEAESWLEQLTQNAVSIAKHAKDVAARRLRSGIRFNATASQAQAQNAAAPGRPGPGAQVDSRSIDELIKFIEGGEQGAKSSKKRPSRGNPKRRGQAGAR; translated from the exons ATGGCTTCAGACCCTActcctcccgctcccgcGCACG TGGATGCGTCCGAGGAGCCCGAGAACACCATGGCGGCCGAAGCTCCAGACGTCGATACCGGCGCTGAAG CTTTATTAACTCTCACCATCATCCTGCCCGACGCCAAGGCCAGCAAGATGCAGATCATG GTGTCGTCTCAAGAACAGGTTCATGAGGTCCGCCAGTCCATCATCGACCTTCCGTCCGCCTTCCAGTACACATGCTTCCACCTCGAGTTTAACGGCGAGAAGATCAACGACTTCATTCCCCTCGCCGAGATTCCTGACCTGGGCGCAACTCCCGAGTTTCACCTCGTTCAGGACCCATATACCGAGAAAGAGGCTCGCATCCACCTTGTGCGCATTCGAGAGCTCATTGGTGCTGCCGGTGACCGATCAGACACAACCCAAGGCCTGCTTCCCGGTCTGTCCCTCTTCGAGACTGTCGCCAGCGAAGCCCAGGGCAGCACTGAGGAGTCTACTGAGGAGCTGCCTATCAAGGACTACGACTTCCAAGCCGTGCCCTCACTTACCAGCTTGGTTCCCCAGCCCACCGAGCCGGCTCCCAAGACGGTGAAACAGATCGCTCTGTCATCCTGGaacccccctcctcctcacctgCGACAACGAGGCCACCTGCTCTACCTCGTCGTCACCACTACCGAGGGTGAGCAATATCAGATCACCTCCCACGTCTCCGGCTTCTTCGTCAACAAGTCTTCCAACGCCAAGTTTGACCCCTTCCCTCGGCCAGCGCCCAAGGGCCAGTCCGCTCACTCGCTGCTGAGCTTGATCGAGCTTATCTCACCTTCTTTCACCAACACCTTTACCCAGCTCCAGGAGTACAACAACCAGCGAGACCCTCTTGCAACCTTCCAGATTACCAACGCCATCCCGGCAGCTCCTTGGGTGGTGCCTTCACCTAGCTCATCTCTGTGCACACATCTCCCCGATCCTACGCGATCTCAAGAGACTTATCTGCTTGCTGGCGTCGAGAACACCGACACTCTTCGCGATTGGAACGAGGAGTTCCAGTCTGCCAAGGAGCTTCCTCGTGAGACTGTGCAGGACAGAGTCTTCCGTGAGCGCCTGATCTCGAAGCTCTTCGCCGACTACAATGATGCTGCCACCCGTGGCGCTGTCATGGTTGCCCGTGGCGAGATTGCTCCCCTGAACCCTACAGAGTGCAAGGACGCACAGATCTTTGTCTACAACAACattttcttctcctttggTGCTGATGGTGTAGGTACTTTTACTTCTGAGGGAGGTGATGAAGCTGCTCGAGTCGCCACCGGCAAGGATGTTGCTGGCGTCAAGCTTGTTAACCAGCTCGATATTGAGGGACTCTTCACTCCCGCCACCGTGGTCGTCGACTATGTCGGAAAGCGAATTGTCGGACAGAGTATTGTGCCTGGAATCTTCAAGCAGCGCGAGCCCGGTGAGAACCAGATCGATTATGGTGCGGTGGACGGAAAGGATATTGTCGCTGCTGACGAGCGATTCGCCCCTGGCTTTGCCCAGCTTTCCAAGGcgctcaaggtcaagaagcaccCTGTTTGggacaaggagggcaagcGATTTGATCTGGAGGCTAGCGTGGAGACCAAGGGTTTGATGGGTACCGATGGCCGCAAGTATGTGCTGGACCTCTACCGCATCAGCCCTCTCGATATCGCTTGGCTTGACGAGGATGGTCTCCCTGAGGATGGCGACGCCTACCCTCACCGTATGACTGTCCTGCGACCTGAGCTTGTCGACTCTTTTGGACGATACAAGATGAAGCAGTGGGTGGATAAGGAACTTGCTCGTAgggccgaggagaagaagcaagccGAAGATGCCAGGGAGggcaaggaagagaaggatggcgaagagaaggaagaaaacgaagagaaggaagacaaagagggcgaggacgaggctTCCACGGCTGAGAAGAACCTGCCTGATCTGTCTGACTTCAAGTTCTCGCTCAACCCCGATGCTTTCAGCGGCCAAGTGCCTCaaaccgaggaggagaaggccgaATTTGCCGCTGATGAGGCGGAGGTCAGGGCAGCCGGCGCCTACCTGCGTGAGCAGGTCATCCCCGAGTTGCTCCGTGAACTCTCCGACTCCGATATCAGCTTCCCCATGGATGGCCAGTCCCTGAGCCGACTCCTGCACAAGCGTGGTATCAATGTGAGGTATCTGGGCAAGGTGGCCGAGCTCGCTAACGACGGCCGGCTGCGCTGCCTGCGCGAGATTTGCGTCCAGGACATGGTTGCTCGTGCTTTCAAGCACCTGTCTGCCGTGTACCTCCGCCATCTGCCTGTGCCTATCGTCCCTGCTTGCACTGCGCACCTCCTCAACTGTCTTCTTGGCCACAAGTTCAACTCCAAGCCTGTCGCTGAGATTGACCCTTCTCTGCGAACTCTCTACGCTGATGCTGATCTCTCTTTCGAGAAGGTCACTCCTGAGAGCCTTCGGGAAGATATTGAGGAGCAGATTCTCAAGCGCTTCCGATATGAGCTCGATGAGGACTGGCACAACCAGTTCCGCCCTGTTCAGCTCCTCCGTGAGGTATGCCTGAAGATCGGTATTCAGGTCCAGGCTAAGGACTACGCTTTCACCCCTGAAGCAGCGGCTGCCACCCCTGCTCCAGCTCCCAAAGCCCCTCAGCCTGCCGCCAACGGTCAGACCAACGGCGAgtccagcaagaagaagaagaagaacaaggcccgtgacgcttctcctcctgagactgctgcttctgccaACATCCACACCTTCAGCGTTGACGACGTTGTTGACCTGGTCCCCCTGATCAAGGACTCTTGCCCTCGCAGCGCCCTCGCTGAGGAGGCTCTCGAGGCCGGTCGTATCTCCATCCTCCAGAACCAGAAGAAGCTTGGCCAGGAGCTCCTGTTGGAGTCTCTGTCCCTGCATGAGCAGATCTACGGAATTCTGCACCCCGAGGTGGCTCGCGTCTACAACAGCCTGTCAATGCTGTATTACCAGCTTGACGACAAGGAGGCTGCTGTCGAGCTTGCCCGCAAGgccatcatcgtcgccgaGCGAACTGTCGGTGTTGACTCCGCTGAGACCCTTCTCAACTACCTCAACCTGAGCCTGTTCCTTCACCAGGTTGGCGACAGCAAGGGTGCTCTGGTGTACTCCAAGCATGCCCTGAAGATGTGGAAGGTCATCTATGGCCCTGGCCACCCCGACTCCATCACTaccatcaacaacgccgCCGTGATGCTGCAGCATCTCAAGGCCTACCACGAGTCCAGGCTCTGGTTCGAGGAGTCCCTCCGAGTGTGCGAGTCTGTCTTTGGCAAGCAGTCAGTCAACTCCGCCACTCTGCTCTTCCAACTGGCACAGGCTCTTGCCCTTGACCGCGACTCTAAGGGAGCCGTCAACCGCATGCGCGAGTCCTACAACGTCTTCCTTGCCGAGCTTGGACCCGAGGACAAGAACaccaaggaggccgagagctGGCTGGAGCAGCTCACCCAGAACGCCGtctccatcgccaagcaCGCCAAGGACGTTGCGGCTCGCCGACTCCGATCCGGAATCCGATTCAACGCAACCGCCTCTCAGGCGCAGGCGCAGAACGCTGCGGCCCCCGGACGCCCTGGCCCGGGTGCGCAGGTCGACTCCCGCAGCATTGATGAACTCATCAAGTTCATCGAGGGTGGCGAGCAGGGGGCTAAGAGCTCCAAGAAGCGACCTAGCCGTGGAAACCCTAAGAGGCGAGGCCAGGCTGGTGCCCGATAA
- a CDS encoding FAD-binding FR-type domain-containing protein gives MSAGNSLLPRAAYKLTPEQQAAKDAAEAVNAKLSDYLMIVCGAVSVAVIIWKVCERIIKLTRHVSCLHNDKQRYFAIPSPNVSALKRHLLYAPVVSKRHNREIQLSRAINVGTLPTRFQLLFLIAYFASNVAWCVVDIPFDGEMSAVAGVIRNRTGVLSTVNMVPLFLLAGRNNPLIPLLNISFDTYNLIHRWFGRIVILEAVAHTLAYYAGSGWTFTVPSGAFILPGFIATCAFVFLGIQASSPLRHAFYETFKLLHILVAVTAVVGLYYHLVAKESLYRWLCYLYSAIALWSFDRTWRLWRIIRSHVGGSRSRTVIEALPGNAVRLTTTLARPWNAKPGQHAYLYIPSISLWQSHPFSVAWYDGVDDPKNERLASTNQDLLAMQQQRVSFIIRARTGMTNTLYQKALVAPGGRLETTCFAEGPYGGHHSFDSYGTVVLFAGGVGVTHPVPYIKHLVNGYNEGTVATRRILLVWTIQSPEHLEWIRPWMTEILGMEKRRDILRIMLFVSQPRSTKEIHSPSSTVQMFPGRPNINTLLAMEQEHQVGAMVVTVCGPGALSDEVRLAVRNRQDRSSIEFIEEAFTW, from the exons ATGAGTGCCGGAAACTCTTTGCTGCCCCGGGCAGCTTACAAGCTCACCCCCGAACAGCAGGCCGCCAAGGATGCCGCCGAGGCCGTCAACGCGAAGCTCTCCGACTATCTCATGATCGTCTGCGGTGCAGTCTCGGTCGCCGTCATCATCTGGAAGGTCTGCGAACGCATCATCAAGCTCACCCGACATGTTTCCTGCCTGCACAACGATAAGCAGCGCTACTTTGCCATTCCTTCACCCAACGTTTCCGCTCTCAAGCGCCACCTGCTCTACGCCCCCGTCGTTAGTAAGAGACACAACCGCGAGATCCAACTCAGCCGCGCTATCAACGTCGGCACTCTGCCTACTCGTTTccagcttctcttcctcatcgcctACTTCGCCTCCAATGTCGCCTGGTGTGTCGTCGACATCCCTTTCGATGGTGAAATGTCGGCGGTTGCCGGTGTTATCCGCAACCGAACTGGTGTTCTTTCCACTGTCAACATG GTCCCCCTTTTCCTGCTAGCTGGCCGAAACAACCCTCTCATCCCGCTCTTGAACATCTCGTTTGACACTTACAACTTGATTCACCGCTGGTTCGGCCGTATTGTCATTCTTGAGGCCGTTGCACACACTCTTGCCTACTATGCCGGATCAGGCTGGACATTCACTGTTCCTTCAGGCGCTTTTATCCTCCCAGGATTCATC GCCACCTGCGCCTTCGTTTTCCTCGGTATCCAGGCCTCCAGCCCGCTTCGACACGCCTTCTATGAGACCTTCAAGCTTCTCCACATTCTCGTCGCTGTCACCGCCGTTGTTGGCCTGTACTACCACCTTGTGGCCAAGGAATCACTTTACCGATGGCTCTGCTACCTGTATTCCGCCATTGCTCTTTGGAGTTTCGACCGAACCTGGCGTCTGTGGCGTATCATTCGCTCTCACGTTGGTGGCTCACGCTCTAGGACCGTTATCGAAGCACTCCCCGGAAACGCTGTTCGCTTGACCACGACCCTAGCCCGCCCCTGGAATGCCAAGCCTGGACAACACGCCTACCTCTACATCCCATCGATCAGCTTGTGGCAGTCCCACCCTTTCTCGGTTGCCTGGTATGACGGTGTTGATGACCCTAAGAATGAGAGGCTGGCAAGCACGAACCAGGATCTGCTGGcgatgcagcagcagcgagtctccttcatcatccgTGCCAGGACCGGAATGACCAACACTCTGTACCAGAAGGCTCTCGTCGCCCCCGGTGGAAGATTGGAGACTACCTGCTTCGCCGAAGGCCCCTACGGCGGCCACCACTCGTTCGACTCTTACGGTACCGTTGTTCTCTTCGCTGGTGGAGTGGGCGTCACCCACCCTGTTCCCTACATCAAGCACCTAGTCAATGGATATAACGAGGGCACTGTGGCGACTCGAAGAATCTTGCTCGTCTGGACAATCCAGAGCCCTGAGCACCTCGAGTGGATCCGCCCCTGGATGACTGAGATTCTGGGCATGGAAAAGAGAAGGGATATCCTCCGAATCATGCTCTTCGTCAGCCAGCCACGATCTACCAAGGAAATTCACAGCCCTTCGTCGACTGTGCAGATGTTCCCGGGACGacccaacatcaacacgCTACTGGCTATGGAGCAGGAGCATCAAGTTGGTGCCATGGTTGTCACCGTTTGTGGTCCCGGTGCTTTGAGCGACGAGGTCCGCCTTGCCGTGCGGAACCGCCAGGACCGATCCAGCATCGAATTTATCGAGGAAGCGTTTACGTGGTAA
- a CDS encoding yippee family protein: protein MGLAYNTYLNSAKIYGCKTCKAHLANHEDIISRVCTGPPSISTPPGFFPRSQDSLTPGQNFRGQHGKAYLFHSVVNIDTGAPNERNMTTGRHVVRDITCRQCKETVGWKYDKAYEPSEKYKEGKFILEAELLCNVT from the coding sequence ATGGGCCTGGCTTACAACACCTATCTCAACAGCGCCAAAATCTATGGCTGCAAGACGTGCAAGGCGCACCTCGCCAACCATGAAGACATCATAAGTCGTGTATGCACTGGCCCCCCTTCCATCAGCACACCGCCGGGCTTCTTCCCTCGAAGCCAGGATTCGTTAACACCAGGACAGAACTTCCGTGGTCAGCATGGTAAAGCGTATCTCTTCCACAGCGTCGTCAACATCGACACGGGCGCCCCCAACGAGCGCAACATGACGACCGGCCGACACGTCGTTCGCGATATTACATGCCGGCAGTGTAAGGAGACTGTCGGGTGGAAGTATGACAAGGCCTACGAGCCCTCCGAAAAGTACAAAGAGGGCAAGTTCATCCTCGAGGCTGAGCTGCTTTGCAATGTCACTTGA